The following proteins are co-located in the Dyadobacter chenwenxiniae genome:
- a CDS encoding SDR family NAD(P)-dependent oxidoreductase: MLLLADKVVFLTGGTEGIGFECAKAYQRAGASLCIISNDPRSISRAKMELNERTAEFVLADVSSSREVKYAIAHCLKIFGKIDVIHNNAGISNPSKALHETSDEEWHKLFEVNVGGIYNTTFHGIDALKNSSGNILNTGSLVGEIGQEIHAAYTATKGAVNALTKSMALDYAPFGIRVNAVAPAGVITPLLRTWSQQQPDPETAEAYLNNIHALGYCPEGDVVADACLFLISDMARFVTGCILPVSGGAELGYKKLSGKHNHFHDL, from the coding sequence ATGTTGCTATTAGCCGATAAAGTCGTTTTTCTGACGGGAGGGACCGAGGGGATCGGGTTCGAGTGCGCCAAAGCTTACCAGCGGGCAGGGGCGAGCCTTTGCATTATTAGTAATGACCCGCGCAGCATTTCCCGCGCCAAAATGGAGCTGAATGAACGGACGGCGGAGTTTGTGCTCGCGGACGTATCCAGTTCGCGGGAGGTGAAATATGCTATCGCGCATTGCCTTAAAATTTTTGGTAAAATCGATGTGATTCACAACAATGCGGGCATTTCAAATCCTTCCAAAGCCCTGCACGAAACTTCCGATGAAGAGTGGCACAAGCTGTTTGAAGTCAATGTAGGCGGCATTTACAACACCACTTTTCACGGAATTGATGCGCTTAAAAATTCAAGCGGGAACATTCTGAACACGGGGAGTCTGGTAGGTGAAATAGGGCAGGAGATCCATGCGGCGTACACAGCGACCAAAGGCGCGGTGAATGCGCTGACCAAGTCGATGGCGCTGGATTATGCACCTTTCGGGATCCGCGTCAATGCGGTGGCGCCGGCGGGTGTGATCACGCCGCTGCTGCGCACCTGGAGCCAGCAGCAGCCCGATCCGGAAACTGCGGAAGCATATCTCAATAACATTCATGCCCTGGGTTATTGCCCCGAAGGTGACGTTGTCGCCGACGCTTGCCTGTTCCTGATTTCAGATATGGCGCGTTTTGTGACCGGCTGCATCCTGCCCGTCAGCGGCGGTGCGGAACTGGGTTACAAAAAGCTGTCCGGCAAACACAACCATTTTCATGATCTATAA
- a CDS encoding AraC family transcriptional regulator — MSFKRRDGFEGEKLISLPPGILRDVVHKNPALFQLYITHIGYFPKALFHYRERRKGCEDNILIYCIQGKGHYVIGDKKFAVSANQFILLPATDQYIRYWADHEDPWTIYWVHYTGPAIDSFNQSLQITPQKGPVNLIFNDKTLDTWHRLYQSLEMGYSLENLANATMCLPYFMAMFLYPDKHLISENAEKPDIVTETITHMRLHLDKKLSVEDMAQKHKFSCSHFSMLFRKGTGMAPVDYFIHLKMQKACQLIYANEGKIKEIAMSLGYDDPFYFSRVFKKNMGQSPEQYRLTAKKVG, encoded by the coding sequence ATGAGTTTTAAGAGAAGGGATGGGTTTGAAGGTGAGAAGCTGATCAGTCTTCCACCGGGGATTCTGCGGGATGTTGTTCACAAAAATCCGGCATTGTTTCAGCTCTATATCACGCACATCGGTTATTTTCCAAAAGCGCTTTTCCATTATCGCGAACGACGCAAGGGTTGCGAGGATAACATTCTGATCTATTGCATTCAGGGGAAGGGTCATTATGTGATCGGCGATAAAAAGTTTGCCGTTTCGGCCAATCAATTCATTCTGCTGCCGGCCACTGATCAATACATTCGCTATTGGGCCGATCATGAAGATCCGTGGACGATTTACTGGGTGCATTACACAGGTCCGGCCATTGACAGCTTTAATCAATCGTTGCAAATCACGCCGCAAAAAGGGCCTGTCAACCTCATTTTCAATGATAAAACGCTGGACACTTGGCACCGGCTTTACCAAAGTCTGGAAATGGGTTACAGCCTGGAAAACCTGGCTAATGCCACCATGTGCCTGCCCTATTTCATGGCCATGTTCCTTTATCCCGACAAACATCTGATCTCCGAAAATGCAGAGAAACCGGATATTGTAACCGAAACAATTACCCATATGCGGCTGCATCTGGATAAAAAACTATCTGTGGAAGATATGGCCCAAAAACATAAGTTTTCCTGCTCACATTTTTCCATGCTGTTTCGGAAAGGCACGGGCATGGCGCCGGTTGATTATTTTATCCATTTAAAAATGCAGAAGGCTTGCCAGCTCATTTATGCCAATGAGGGCAAAATCAAAGAAATCGCCATGAGCCTGGGCTATGACGATCCGTTTTACTTTTCCAGGGTGTTCAAGAAGAACATGGGACAGTCACCCGAGCAATACAGGTTAACAGCGAAGAAAGTAGGATAG
- a CDS encoding mandelate racemase/muconate lactonizing enzyme family protein: MNRRTFTKHAAGIPAALMLPQITDQKLVVTDIRIHEVKVNARGNWHFVELKTNKGLTGLGEASHGFAVKDGPGQLRAEIKHFFGLVKGESPFNIEQFRQRGLKAAAEKGKAAITAFSAIEHALWDLKGKALGVPVYDLLGGKLRDKLKVYANINRATNARDANGRRLIPDFQRNAENALESGFKAVKLAPFDDMKPLKTASQPQIDSDIDYAISCVEAVRKTIGKDIDLLIDVHSHLNKDLAISTAKRLESAHLYWYEEAVDPEKNVEDTKAITDAISQGSAGGESIFGRQGFAKIISTRALDIIMPDVKHCGGIQELRFISALAESAENITVAPHNPSGPISTAASVQVCAAIPNFSILEYAYGEVPWRAGLLSPAEHFDEGYIHVPDAPGLGHGFNESVLRKYSI; the protein is encoded by the coding sequence ATGAACAGAAGGACATTTACCAAGCATGCGGCTGGGATTCCCGCCGCTTTGATGTTACCGCAAATTACCGATCAGAAACTGGTTGTCACGGACATCCGGATCCACGAGGTGAAGGTCAATGCACGTGGAAACTGGCATTTTGTCGAACTGAAAACGAATAAAGGTCTAACTGGTTTGGGCGAGGCTTCTCACGGCTTTGCCGTGAAAGACGGACCGGGGCAGCTGCGCGCAGAGATCAAACATTTCTTTGGACTCGTTAAAGGGGAATCTCCGTTTAATATCGAACAGTTTCGTCAGCGCGGATTGAAAGCCGCCGCGGAAAAAGGGAAGGCTGCAATTACCGCTTTCAGCGCGATCGAACATGCATTGTGGGATTTGAAAGGAAAGGCGCTCGGCGTGCCGGTTTACGATTTGCTGGGCGGAAAGCTGCGTGACAAATTGAAAGTATATGCCAATATCAACCGTGCCACTAATGCGCGCGACGCAAATGGACGCAGGCTCATCCCGGACTTTCAGAGAAATGCTGAGAATGCTTTGGAAAGTGGTTTCAAAGCGGTGAAGCTCGCGCCGTTTGACGACATGAAGCCCTTGAAGACAGCCAGTCAGCCGCAGATCGATTCGGATATTGACTATGCCATTTCCTGCGTGGAGGCAGTTCGGAAAACGATCGGAAAAGACATTGACCTGCTGATCGACGTGCACAGCCATTTGAACAAAGACCTGGCTATTTCCACAGCAAAACGCCTCGAAAGTGCTCATTTATATTGGTATGAAGAGGCTGTCGATCCTGAAAAGAATGTCGAAGATACAAAAGCGATCACGGACGCGATTTCGCAGGGATCTGCCGGCGGAGAGTCTATTTTTGGCCGGCAAGGATTTGCCAAAATTATCTCAACCCGCGCACTCGATATCATTATGCCCGACGTGAAGCATTGCGGCGGAATTCAGGAACTGCGTTTTATTTCTGCATTGGCCGAAAGCGCAGAAAATATAACAGTCGCCCCGCACAATCCCAGCGGGCCCATTTCTACGGCGGCAAGTGTGCAGGTCTGCGCAGCGATCCCCAACTTTTCAATTCTCGAATATGCGTATGGTGAAGTGCCGTGGCGTGCCGGGTTGTTGTCCCCAGCCGAGCATTTTGACGAAGGTTACATCCACGTTCCGGACGCGCCGGGGCTTGGACACGGATTTAATGAGTCGGTTCTAAGGAAATACAGTATTTAG
- a CDS encoding SusC/RagA family TonB-linked outer membrane protein produces the protein MEKSTLTKWQLPRLLLTFLLCVVSMISASAQAVDITGTVTAGDNGGLPGVSITVKGTNSGTVTDLNGKYSVNVADQNSILVFSYIGYEAVEQIVGGRSVIDVVMKEDLKQLSEVVVVGYGTQKKVNLTGAVATVSGDEMIKRPVTNPTAMLQGTMPGVQVTQGRGEPGNEGISVRIRGTGTFSNAGSDPLVLIDGVQGNMSDLNPNNIESVSVLKDAASASIYGARAANGVILVTTKKGSEGKLSVQYSGNYAISKPTKLFDLITNSAEYMELYNEARVNSGLTSGLYSQQQIDEYRNATDRNLYPNTDWLSLIFRTAPTHQHNLTFDGGRGGTHFNASIGYVNQKGVMKGFDYEKYNARLNIASQINKKIKFGANIALKSGKTESPVFGSEDMFLSAMSQAPTYGPKLADGSGRFTYKAYDLEYNNKNPIALLDGHINRDKLDYSANTQGWFEVNLLKGLTWYAKGAVNADFYKTKSFKPPLQLYNFRTNAFMATLDLGGGLEVKDEQNIYTNLFSYLDYEHTFGQNHAFKAQVGYSTEKNSFQDLEAIRRNFPTDVLREINAGSPSIQYANGSQKQWAINSIFGRLNYNFKERYLLEANMRYDGTSRLASGSRWGVFPSFSAGWRVTEEDFIKNLDLNWLNSMKFRGSWGQLGNQNIGEYPYQAILSFTGNYSFDDSNLSSGVAQTNLSNANIKWETTTIADFGLDLTIFRGLNLTADWYRKTTTDILRKSQVTGVVGLGAPIINNGTMQNTGVELGLSYNHQVNSGMFSGLGYNVGVNLEHYKNKLVKFGQREIEGYRIREEGKEYDTYYMLEMEGIFQTADEIAAAPKQYNDATVPGDIRFRDANGDGKVNDEDRVVMTGNYPGLNYSFNASANWKGFDISALFQGVNNVKFFVDNWGTVPFVQGSPPTTDWRNRWTPENPSTTMPRIYWGWGAPDRIRRASSYFLQDASYLRLKNLTFGYTLPQTVVKKIGIDNLRVFFSGDNLLTATKYPGLDPERGGSGSFVQYPQNKIYSFGLNIKL, from the coding sequence ATGGAAAAATCTACCTTAACCAAATGGCAGCTTCCCAGGCTGCTGCTGACTTTTTTGCTGTGCGTCGTCAGTATGATTTCCGCGTCCGCACAGGCGGTTGACATTACCGGAACTGTTACTGCCGGAGATAATGGAGGTCTGCCGGGCGTTTCGATTACTGTAAAAGGCACCAATTCGGGCACAGTCACCGATCTGAATGGCAAGTATTCGGTGAATGTCGCCGACCAAAATTCGATCCTCGTATTCTCTTACATTGGTTATGAGGCTGTGGAGCAAATCGTGGGCGGGCGCAGCGTCATTGATGTGGTGATGAAAGAAGATTTGAAGCAACTGAGCGAAGTGGTTGTAGTCGGCTATGGAACGCAGAAAAAGGTGAACCTGACCGGTGCCGTGGCCACAGTAAGCGGTGACGAAATGATCAAAAGACCGGTTACCAACCCTACTGCCATGTTGCAGGGAACAATGCCGGGTGTGCAGGTGACGCAGGGCAGGGGCGAGCCTGGTAATGAAGGCATTTCGGTTCGGATCAGAGGCACGGGAACATTCAGTAACGCCGGCTCCGATCCGCTCGTGCTGATCGACGGCGTGCAAGGCAATATGTCTGATCTGAACCCGAACAACATTGAAAGTGTGTCTGTTTTGAAAGATGCGGCTTCTGCTTCCATTTACGGTGCGCGAGCTGCTAACGGGGTGATTTTGGTAACCACAAAAAAAGGAAGTGAAGGTAAGTTAAGTGTACAATACAGCGGAAATTACGCCATTAGCAAGCCTACAAAGCTCTTTGACCTGATCACCAATTCGGCCGAATACATGGAGCTGTATAATGAAGCGCGCGTAAATTCGGGCTTAACATCGGGCTTGTATTCGCAGCAGCAGATTGACGAATACCGCAATGCGACAGACCGCAACCTTTACCCGAACACAGACTGGCTCAGCCTCATTTTCCGAACCGCTCCCACGCACCAGCATAACCTCACCTTCGACGGAGGCCGCGGCGGAACGCATTTCAATGCCTCCATTGGTTACGTGAATCAGAAGGGTGTAATGAAAGGATTTGATTATGAAAAATACAATGCGCGGCTGAACATTGCTTCACAGATCAATAAGAAGATCAAGTTCGGGGCGAACATTGCGCTGAAATCCGGCAAGACCGAATCGCCCGTTTTTGGCTCGGAAGATATGTTTTTGTCCGCAATGTCCCAGGCGCCAACTTACGGCCCGAAACTGGCCGACGGCAGCGGACGTTTTACTTACAAGGCGTATGACTTGGAATACAATAATAAAAACCCCATCGCGCTGCTGGACGGGCACATTAACCGTGACAAACTGGATTATTCTGCCAACACGCAGGGCTGGTTTGAGGTGAATTTGTTGAAAGGCTTAACCTGGTATGCGAAAGGCGCAGTGAATGCGGATTTTTACAAAACAAAATCCTTCAAACCGCCATTGCAGCTGTACAATTTCCGCACGAATGCGTTCATGGCAACATTGGATCTCGGCGGGGGGCTGGAAGTGAAGGACGAGCAGAATATTTATACCAATTTGTTCTCCTACCTGGACTATGAGCACACTTTTGGACAAAATCATGCATTTAAAGCGCAGGTGGGTTACAGCACCGAGAAGAACTCTTTCCAGGACCTCGAGGCGATTAGAAGAAACTTTCCGACCGATGTTTTACGAGAGATTAACGCTGGAAGTCCGTCCATTCAATATGCCAATGGTTCCCAGAAGCAATGGGCGATCAACTCGATTTTTGGCAGGCTGAACTACAATTTCAAGGAGCGTTATTTGCTGGAAGCCAATATGCGTTATGACGGAACGTCGCGCCTTGCTTCCGGTTCACGCTGGGGCGTTTTTCCTTCCTTCTCGGCCGGATGGCGCGTTACGGAGGAAGATTTTATCAAAAACCTGGACCTGAACTGGCTGAATAGCATGAAGTTTCGAGGTTCGTGGGGTCAGCTGGGCAACCAGAACATCGGAGAATATCCTTATCAGGCGATCCTGAGCTTTACCGGAAACTATTCATTTGATGACTCCAATTTGTCATCCGGCGTGGCGCAGACGAACCTTTCCAATGCGAATATCAAATGGGAAACCACAACCATTGCCGACTTTGGCCTGGACCTGACCATTTTCCGCGGCCTGAACCTGACGGCCGACTGGTATCGCAAGACAACAACGGACATTCTTAGAAAATCGCAAGTGACTGGCGTTGTGGGACTCGGCGCGCCGATCATCAATAACGGGACCATGCAAAACACGGGCGTGGAGCTGGGACTTTCTTACAATCACCAGGTTAATAGCGGCATGTTTTCGGGGTTGGGCTACAATGTGGGCGTGAATCTGGAACATTATAAAAACAAGCTGGTGAAATTCGGTCAGCGTGAAATTGAAGGCTATCGCATCCGCGAAGAAGGCAAGGAATACGACACGTATTACATGCTGGAAATGGAAGGCATTTTCCAGACTGCCGACGAGATCGCAGCCGCGCCGAAACAATACAATGATGCGACCGTTCCAGGTGACATCCGATTCCGCGACGCCAATGGCGACGGCAAGGTAAATGACGAAGACCGCGTGGTGATGACGGGCAATTATCCCGGTCTGAACTATTCATTCAATGCATCGGCCAACTGGAAGGGTTTTGACATTTCGGCTCTTTTTCAAGGGGTTAACAATGTTAAGTTTTTTGTCGACAACTGGGGAACGGTGCCATTTGTGCAAGGTTCACCGCCTACAACGGATTGGAGAAATCGCTGGACGCCCGAAAACCCATCGACGACCATGCCGCGCATTTACTGGGGCTGGGGCGCTCCCGACCGCATTCGCAGGGCTTCTTCTTACTTTCTGCAGGACGCTTCTTATCTGCGTTTGAAAAACCTCACATTTGGTTATACGCTGCCGCAAACGGTCGTGAAAAAGATCGGCATTGATAATCTCCGCGTGTTTTTCTCAGGCGATAACCTCCTGACAGCCACCAAATATCCGGGCCTGGATCCCGAGCGCGGCGGGAGCGGAAGCTTTGTGCAATATCCTCAAAACAAGATTTATTCATTCGGACTAAATATCAAATTATAA
- a CDS encoding enolase C-terminal domain-like protein, producing the protein MIYKIAVKDARYQLDGSAGSDAIHRDPIYSYAVTQLIDDSGTTGTGFAFTLGEGNDLVCKAAQYYAQKLVGKDIEEMMTDFGTLFRQLSDDQQFRWLGPHKGVVHLALASVTNACYDLWAKKRGVPLWKLLTDLSPEAIINTLDFSYLEDELTKEQALALLKQEYMGKSSRESILKTGYPGYDTSIGWFNYSDEKVRENCKKAIAEGFTAMKLKVGSADPDRDIRRAHIVREVAGESVKVMLDANQQWTLPNAIAICKQLATMNPYWIEEPTHPDDVLAHRTLAREIAPVKLALGEHVPNKVIFKNYLQAKAAAFIQVDAVRVGGVSEFLTISLLCKKFGIPVVPHVGDMGQLHQHLVLYNHMAMGHEALFLEHIPHLQKHFVHPARIRNGVYETPQEPGSSCDLIALHH; encoded by the coding sequence ATGATCTATAAAATTGCAGTAAAAGACGCCCGTTACCAGCTCGACGGCAGCGCAGGCAGCGACGCCATCCATCGCGACCCCATTTATTCCTACGCCGTCACCCAGCTCATCGACGACAGCGGCACGACCGGAACCGGCTTCGCATTCACATTGGGCGAAGGCAACGATCTCGTGTGCAAAGCCGCCCAATATTATGCGCAAAAGCTTGTGGGTAAAGACATTGAAGAAATGATGACCGACTTTGGTACATTATTTAGGCAATTGTCTGACGATCAGCAATTTCGCTGGCTCGGGCCACACAAAGGCGTTGTGCATCTGGCGTTGGCGTCCGTTACCAATGCATGTTACGATCTTTGGGCCAAAAAACGCGGCGTGCCGCTCTGGAAGTTGCTGACCGACCTTTCGCCGGAAGCGATCATCAATACACTGGACTTCTCATATCTCGAAGATGAGCTGACCAAAGAACAGGCATTAGCTTTATTAAAGCAGGAATATATGGGCAAATCAAGCCGTGAAAGTATTTTGAAAACGGGTTACCCGGGCTATGACACGTCGATCGGCTGGTTTAACTATTCCGACGAAAAGGTACGGGAAAATTGCAAAAAAGCAATTGCCGAAGGATTTACCGCGATGAAACTGAAAGTGGGCTCCGCCGATCCCGATCGGGACATTCGCCGTGCGCACATTGTACGGGAGGTTGCGGGAGAAAGCGTGAAAGTAATGCTCGACGCCAACCAGCAATGGACCCTGCCGAATGCGATCGCAATCTGCAAGCAACTGGCAACGATGAACCCCTATTGGATCGAAGAACCCACGCACCCCGACGATGTGCTGGCGCACCGGACACTGGCCCGCGAAATCGCGCCCGTAAAATTGGCATTGGGCGAACATGTGCCAAATAAAGTTATTTTTAAAAATTACCTGCAAGCCAAAGCGGCCGCATTCATCCAGGTGGACGCCGTGCGGGTTGGCGGCGTGAGCGAGTTTCTGACGATCAGTTTGTTGTGTAAAAAGTTTGGCATTCCCGTTGTGCCGCATGTGGGTGATATGGGACAGCTGCATCAGCATTTGGTGTTGTATAACCACATGGCAATGGGGCATGAAGCGTTATTTTTGGAGCACATTCCGCATTTGCAGAAACATTTCGTCCATCCGGCCCGTATCCGAAACGGCGTTTACGAAACACCGCAGGAACCCGGCAGCAGTTGCGATCTGATCGCTTTGCATCACTAA
- a CDS encoding sodium:solute symporter, whose amino-acid sequence MIHTIDITISALYITAIFVIGLWAGLKHKNQSKTGTNEAGAYFLAGKTLRWPTIGLALFATNISCVHLVSLAQSGFDTGLLNGNFEWMAAFILILLTLFFAPFYIRSGVSTLPDFLEKRYDRASRDWLAVISVVSAVIVHISFSLLAGGIVLQTLFGVDMYTSIIAISVITAIYTIVGGLTAVVVTESIQTIVLLFGAVIISVAAYNKMGGWEPMVHVLQATDQLEKLSMMRPHGDSSGMPWYAVFLGYPILGIWYWCADQTIVQRVLGAKDENHARIGPLFCGFIKILPVFIFVLPGLFAYTLSQSGGLDISALQTVSAGKTVVNSKGIYTLMITQLLPKGLVGILVAALLSGLMSQISGALNSISTLVSYDLYQRRKPDASDKQLIRVGKISAGVALIVALATLPLLNSYESIFNGLNDIIAHIAPPITCVFLLGIFWKNASAASSKFTLWIGSAVGVIVFTVNKLYPETAVGQIPFMMMAFYLFCFCVWVQVVCSFIFPVRHTSESLQLYWKSPFESLLTPGWKGLGNYKTLSLLLAGIMCFLFWFFR is encoded by the coding sequence ATGATCCACACCATCGATATCACGATAAGCGCGTTGTACATCACGGCGATTTTTGTCATCGGTTTGTGGGCTGGACTGAAACATAAAAACCAATCGAAAACCGGCACGAATGAAGCTGGTGCCTACTTTTTGGCTGGAAAAACATTGCGCTGGCCCACCATCGGGCTGGCCTTGTTTGCGACCAACATTTCCTGCGTGCACCTGGTAAGCCTCGCGCAAAGCGGTTTTGATACGGGACTGTTGAACGGGAATTTCGAATGGATGGCCGCATTCATTCTGATCCTGCTCACCCTGTTCTTCGCGCCATTCTACATCCGTTCGGGAGTTTCCACTTTGCCCGATTTCCTGGAAAAACGCTACGACCGCGCAAGCCGCGACTGGCTGGCTGTGATTTCCGTCGTTTCGGCCGTTATTGTACACATTTCATTTTCATTGCTAGCCGGCGGCATTGTGCTGCAAACATTATTTGGCGTGGATATGTACACCAGTATCATCGCCATTTCCGTCATTACGGCCATTTACACCATTGTCGGCGGGTTAACGGCGGTGGTGGTGACCGAGTCCATTCAAACCATTGTGCTCTTGTTCGGCGCGGTGATCATCAGCGTTGCGGCTTATAACAAAATGGGCGGGTGGGAGCCGATGGTCCATGTGCTGCAGGCGACAGACCAGCTTGAAAAATTGTCGATGATGCGTCCGCATGGCGATAGCAGCGGCATGCCCTGGTATGCGGTGTTCCTGGGTTACCCGATTTTGGGGATTTGGTATTGGTGTGCTGATCAGACGATTGTCCAGCGTGTGCTGGGTGCGAAAGACGAAAATCATGCACGCATCGGTCCGCTTTTTTGTGGTTTTATCAAAATCCTGCCCGTTTTCATTTTCGTACTGCCTGGCCTTTTTGCCTATACATTATCGCAATCCGGCGGACTGGATATCTCAGCATTACAAACCGTTTCCGCAGGCAAAACCGTCGTCAACAGCAAAGGGATTTATACATTAATGATCACCCAGCTTTTGCCAAAAGGCCTGGTCGGCATATTGGTCGCCGCGTTGCTGTCGGGCTTGATGAGCCAGATCTCGGGTGCACTGAATTCTATTTCAACACTGGTCAGTTATGATCTGTATCAGCGCCGCAAGCCTGATGCTTCGGACAAGCAGCTCATCCGCGTGGGGAAAATCTCGGCGGGCGTTGCGCTGATCGTTGCACTAGCCACATTGCCGCTTTTAAACAGTTATGAGAGTATTTTCAATGGTCTAAACGACATTATAGCACACATTGCGCCGCCCATCACTTGCGTTTTTCTGCTCGGGATTTTCTGGAAAAATGCGTCCGCGGCTTCTTCCAAATTTACACTTTGGATCGGCTCGGCGGTCGGCGTCATTGTGTTTACAGTAAATAAGTTATACCCGGAAACAGCCGTTGGCCAGATTCCTTTCATGATGATGGCGTTCTATTTATTTTGTTTTTGCGTATGGGTCCAGGTCGTTTGCTCCTTCATCTTCCCTGTCCGCCACACTTCCGAAAGTCTCCAACTTTATTGGAAATCGCCCTTTGAATCCCTGCTAACTCCCGGCTGGAAAGGGTTAGGAAATTACAAAACCCTGTCACTGCTCCTGGCCGGGATCATGTGTTTCCTGTTCTGGTTTTTCAGGTAA